DNA from Candidatus Binatia bacterium:
CGAGATCAACGAGTACGGTGAGCCGGATGTCTGCCGCCTTACAACCGAGCGGCCTGACCCGCGACATCGCGGGCGAGGTCGTCGCGTTGGGCGAGAGCCGCTCGGCCCTCGGGAGCTACGCGTGGCCGGTCGCGCAGCCGACTGGTGAAGGCATGGCGGAGATTGCGCAATTGGCGGCGGCTGGGAAGATCCGACCGCAGGTCACCGATACGTATCCCCTGGGTCGGGTCGCCGAGGCGCATGCACGTCTCGAGGCCGGGCACATCCCCGGGGAAGATCGTTTTGACGCTCGACTAGGGCGACGAGGAGAGGGTTTCAGTGGGTAGACTCGACGGAAAGATCGCGTTGATTACGGGGGCGGGTCGGGGCGTGGGCTACGGCATCGCGATGGCGATGGCGAAGGAGGGAGCCGACATTGCGATCGTCGAGATCGACTCTGAGACCGCGGGGAAGACCAAGAGCGAAGTCGAGCGGCTCGGCCGCCGGAGTCACGCCGTCGTGGCCGACATCGCGACGCGGGAGGCGTGTGAGACCTCGGTCGCGGCGTGCGTGGAAGCGCTCGGCGGACTCGACGTCTTGGTGAACAACGCGGCCGTCGCTCCGCAGATCGCTCCGATCGTCGAGATGCAGGATGAGCCGTTCCGGCGAACGGTGGACGTCTGCATGATGGCGACGTTCTGGTGCATGCAGGCGGCCCATCCTCATCTTCTGGCGCGCGGTGGCGGTTCAATCATCAACTTCGGTTCCGGGGCGGCCACGAGCGGCATGGTCAACCAGATCGCGTACGCGGCGGCGAAAGAGGGCATTCGTGGGATGACCCGCGTCGCGGCGAATGAGTGGGGGCCGCAGGGGATCCGGGTGAACACAATCTGCCCGCTCGCGACGTCGGAGGCCATGGTCGGGTGGGCCAAGGATCAGCCCGGTCTCCTCGCGCGATATGAAGCGAAGATTCCCCTGCAGCGGATCGGCGATTGTGAAGACGATATCGGCCGCGCCGTGGTCTTCCTGGCCAGCGAGGACGCGCATTACGTCACGGGGAACACGATGTTCCTCGATGGGGGCTACGGCAGCACGAGAGCCTAGTGCTCCGCCGTCGAGGGGGGCGAGGCATGACCCCTATGCCGCCGGCGCTGCACCAGTCCCGCGGTGCGACGCGCATGCGGTGTCCGATCGGGCCTGTTGGAGCATGCTCGTGTTGCCTCACCTTGTAGCCGGTCGCAGTCTGCTCGAAGAGAGATGCGCGCCAACTTCCTTCGGATCGCGGCTCTGGTGCTCGCTCTTTTCCCGATCGCGCTTCTCCGCGGAGCGTCGGCGCAGGCCGTGGTCACGCCGGGCTTTCCGAACGTTCTTCAGACGCCGGGCGAACCGCTGAGTGGGCTCATGGCGCCCGAACAAGGGCGCACGGCGATCATCGCCTACCGCAATGTGATCCTCTTCGCGGTTCCGGAGATGCCGGCGCGCCAACCCGGCGCGGACTTCCTGGCCCGGACGTGGGATCTCGCCGATCCGGGACGAGTACGCGTTCATCGGCGACCACAAAGTGGACATGCGCACCTTTCATTCACTAGATCCTGCGGCGGGCCCGTGGCATCCCTCGCGGAGTCGCGCCGATTATTCGTCAGGAACGTCCTGGTGTGAATCGAGCATCTTGACCATCAGACCCTCGACGAAGTCGAGGGCGGCAGTGTCACCCTTGGGCAGTCCGCCGTAGACCGCTCCGGTCACCGGCTTGTCTTGCTTCGGGTTCTTGGCGTAGGCGACGGCCTCCGCGAGGTCGGTCTTGAGCCGGTCGACCACCCCGTCCTGGGTCTGCGGTCGCGTCACGCACATGTGCAGTGCGTTCGGATGCTGCTGGCCGTTGAAACGCCAGCCGCGCTCCCGCATCGCGTCGTTCAGGTGGTAGATGTCGAACTCGTCCGAGCGGAAGGAGAAGCAGAAGCTCGGCTTCCCCATGAGCTTGAGTTCGGGATGGCTCGTGACGACATCCTGCATCGCGTACGAGGTCTCGAAGATCTTCTTCGCGTAATCCAGGTAGCCCTCGCGCCCCTGGCTCACGAGGGACGCCCAGGTCGCGGCGATGATGCCGCCGGAGCGACTGCCGGCGATTCCGGGTGAGAGGTATTTTCCGCCGGACCACTCCTGTTGCACGAAGTAGAGCCCCTGACGGAGCTTTTTGTCGCGGAAGCACAAGACCGAGCTTCCCTTCGGGCCGTAGCCGTACTTGTGCGTATCGGCAGAGATCGAGGTGACGCCCGGCAGGCGAAAATCGAACACGGGAATGTCGAACCCGAGTTCCTGTCCCCAGGGAAGAATCCAACCACCAAGACAACCGTCCACGTGAAGGCCGATGTCGTGCTCGACGGCCAAGGCGGA
Protein-coding regions in this window:
- a CDS encoding zinc-binding dehydrogenase, which produces MSAALQPSGLTRDIAGEVVALGESRSALGSYAWPVAQPTGEGMAEIAQLAAAGKIRPQVTDTYPLGRVAEAHARLEAGHIPGEDRFDARLGRRGEGFSG
- a CDS encoding SDR family oxidoreductase, with the translated sequence MGRLDGKIALITGAGRGVGYGIAMAMAKEGADIAIVEIDSETAGKTKSEVERLGRRSHAVVADIATREACETSVAACVEALGGLDVLVNNAAVAPQIAPIVEMQDEPFRRTVDVCMMATFWCMQAAHPHLLARGGGSIINFGSGAATSGMVNQIAYAAAKEGIRGMTRVAANEWGPQGIRVNTICPLATSEAMVGWAKDQPGLLARYEAKIPLQRIGDCEDDIGRAVVFLASEDAHYVTGNTMFLDGGYGSTRA
- a CDS encoding aminotransferase class V-fold PLP-dependent enzyme; the encoded protein is MADYYPYAKRYPVNRAMPDKGRPREEILAELREMATQEDGFWQTGQCSGTMYCGDMEHYGFMSEAFSMYSHVNVLQRDMCPSATRFEGEIIAMTLDMLHGHEAPEGSSPCGSVTSGGTESILSAVLAYREFARDHRGITQPQMILPETAHVAFQKGGHLFGLEVIPAPVDPETTLVDIDFVKSHITDRTALLVGSACNYGYGTIDAIDELSALAVEHDIGLHVDGCLGGWILPWGQELGFDIPVFDFRLPGVTSISADTHKYGYGPKGSSVLCFRDKKLRQGLYFVQQEWSGGKYLSPGIAGSRSGGIIAATWASLVSQGREGYLDYAKKIFETSYAMQDVVTSHPELKLMGKPSFCFSFRSDEFDIYHLNDAMRERGWRFNGQQHPNALHMCVTRPQTQDGVVDRLKTDLAEAVAYAKNPKQDKPVTGAVYGGLPKGDTAALDFVEGLMVKMLDSHQDVPDE